A genome region from Fibrobacter sp. includes the following:
- the aqpZ gene encoding aquaporin Z: MKLSTRAIAEAIGTFWLVFGGCGAAVLACGVPTTGIGYVGVSLAFGLTVLTMAYAIGHISGCHLNPAVTLGQVAGGRFPAKEAPAYIVAQVIGGIIAAALLYVIACPDLANAGIGAFATNGWSDSLTNGLNAFGGKTSGMLSAFLIETVLTAIFLFVIMGATDGRAPAGFAPIAIGLCLTLIHLISIPVTNTSVNPARSTAMAVFVGGAAIKQLWLFWVAPILGGVIGGVCYKFLAEAKK, encoded by the coding sequence ATGAAACTTAGTACTCGTGCTATTGCCGAAGCTATCGGCACCTTCTGGCTTGTGTTTGGCGGCTGCGGTGCGGCCGTGCTCGCTTGCGGCGTCCCGACCACCGGTATCGGCTACGTGGGCGTGTCCCTCGCGTTTGGCCTTACGGTGCTCACCATGGCATACGCCATCGGCCACATTTCGGGTTGCCACCTGAACCCGGCCGTCACACTCGGTCAGGTTGCCGGCGGCCGCTTCCCCGCTAAGGAAGCTCCGGCCTACATCGTGGCACAGGTCATTGGCGGTATCATTGCCGCAGCGCTCCTCTACGTAATCGCCTGCCCCGACCTTGCCAACGCAGGCATCGGCGCATTTGCTACCAACGGCTGGTCCGATTCCCTCACCAACGGCCTGAACGCCTTCGGCGGCAAGACCTCCGGCATGCTTTCTGCATTCCTCATTGAAACCGTGCTCACGGCCATCTTCCTGTTCGTAATCATGGGCGCCACCGACGGCCGCGCTCCCGCTGGCTTTGCCCCCATTGCCATCGGCCTCTGCCTCACGCTCATCCACCTCATCTCCATCCCGGTAACCAACACCTCCGTGAATCCGGCCCGCTCTACCGCCATGGCCGTGTTCGTGGGCGGCGCCGCCATCAAGCAGCTCTGGCTCTTCTGGGTGGCCCCGATTCTCGGTGGCGTAATTGGCGGCGTGTGCTACAAGTTCCTCGCCGAAGCTAAGAAATAA